Proteins encoded by one window of Myripristis murdjan chromosome 1, fMyrMur1.1, whole genome shotgun sequence:
- the LOC115359906 gene encoding tubulin beta-4B chain-like yields MREIVHLQAGQCGNQIGAKFWEVISDEHGIDPTGTYHGDSDLQLDRISVYYNEASGGKYVPRAILVDLEPGTMDSVRSGPFGQIFRPDNFVFGQSGAGNNWAKGHYTEGAELVDSVLDVVRKEAESCDCLQGFQLTHSLGGGTGSGMGTLLISKIREEYPDRIMNTFSVVPSPKVSDTVVEPYNATLSVHQLVENTDETYCIDNEALYDICFRTLKLTTPTYGDLNHLVSATMSGVTTCLRFPGQLNADLRKLAVNMVPFPRLHFFMPGFAPLTSRGSQQYRALSVPELTQQMFDAKNMMAACDPRHGRYLTVAAVFRGRMSMKEVDEQMLNVQNKNSSYFVEWIPNNVKTAVCDIPPRGLKMAATFIGNSTAIQELFKRISEQFTAMFRRKAFLHWYTGEGMDEMEFTEAESNMNDLVSEYQQYQDATAEEGEFEEEGEEEVA; encoded by the exons AACAGGAACTTACCACGGAGACAGTGACCTGCAGCTGGACAGAATTAGTGTCTACTATAATGAGGCCTCAG GTGGGAAATATGTGCCAAGGGCCATCCTCGTGGATCTGGAGCCTGGCACTATGGACTCTGTCCGCTCCGGCCCCTTCGGACAGATCTTCAGACCTGACAACTTTGTCTTCG GCCAGAGTGGAGCAGGAAATAACTGGGCCAAGGGCCACTACACTGAAGGAGCTGAGCTGGTAGACTCAGTCCTGGATGTGGTGAGGAAGGAGGCTGAGAGCTGCGACTGCCTGCAGGGCTTCcagctcacacactctctggGTGGTGGTACCGGCTCCGGTATGGGCACCCTGCTCATCAGCAAGATCCGCGAAGAGTACCCCGACCGCATCATGAACACTTTCAGCGTTGTGCCCTCTCCCAAG GTGTCAGACACAGTGGTGGAGCCCTACAACGCCACCCTGTCCGTCCACCAGCTGGTCGAGAACACAGATGAGACCTACTGCATCGACAACGAGGCCCTCTACGACATCTGTTTCCGCACCCTCAAACTCACCACGCCCACCTACGGAGATCTCAATCACCTGGTGTCCGCCACCATGAGCGGGGTGACCACTTGCCTGCGCTTCCCCGGCCAGCTCAACGCCGACCTCCGCAAACTGGCCGTCAACATGGTGCCCTTCCCCCGCCTGCACTTCTTCATGCCCGGCTTCGCCCCCCTCACCAGCAGGGGCAGCCAGCAGTACAGAGCCCTGTCTGTGCCCGAGCTCACCCAGCAGATGTTTGATGCCAAGAACATGATGGCCGCCTGCGACCCACGTCACGGCCGCTACCTGACGGTGGCTGCCGTGTTCCGTGGCCGCATGTCCATGAAGGAGGTGGACGAGCAGATGCTGAACGTGCAGAACAAGAACAGCAGCTACTTCGTGGAGTGGATCCCCAACAACGTCAAGACGGCCGTCTGCGACATCCCACCACGCGgcctcaaaatggctgccaccttCATCGGCAACAGCACAGCCATCCAGGAGCTGTTCAAGCGCATCTCCGAGCAGTTCACCGCCATGTTCCGCCGCAAAGCCTTCCTCCACTGGTACACCGGCGAGGGCATGGACGAGATGGAGTTCACCGAGGCGGAGAGCAACATGAACGACCTGGTGTCTGAGTACCAGCAGTACCAGGATGCCACCGCGGAGGAGGGAGAGtttgaggaggagggagaagaggaggtggCTTAA